From Humisphaera borealis, the proteins below share one genomic window:
- the hrpA gene encoding ATP-dependent RNA helicase HrpA, giving the protein MLRDRPRLRSRLRAVRSESQKKTFDAARLIATVQSIGERIEDSSAEVLARRANLPKPTFPEELPVVQRREDIKKAIAENQVVVLCGETGSGKTTQLPKILLELGRGVTGMIGHTQPRRIAARSVAMRIASELKSQLGHAVGYKVRFNDQTRRETYVKLMTDGILLAEAQADRFLNAYDTIIIDEAHERSLNIDFLLGLLKTLLPRRPELKLIITSATIDPQRFATHFGEQGKPAPILEISGRTYPVEVRYRALDDDTDPDSEDLAIEDAIVQAAGELAAEGPGDMLVFLAGEREIRETAEALRKHHPAETEILPLFSRLNADEQMKVFQPHQRRRIVLATNVAETSLTVPGIRYVIDPGLARMSRYNARTKVQRLPIERISQASADQRKGRCGRVGPGVCVRLYSEEDFASRPVYTDPEILRTNLSAVILQMKAFGLGNVQDFPFIEPPDYRAVRDGYATLHELGAIDDRNELTQLGHQLARLPVDPRLGRMVLAAIHEDCLEEVLVIASALAIQDPRERPMEKAAEADTAHAPFRDPQSDFLGFLRLWDAFHDRQKHLSGSKLRKWCQASFVSYVRMREWHDVHSQLKEIVGELGLQQARRAAQQVQVRESPSEGSYRRRKRGPRVVERGR; this is encoded by the coding sequence ATGCTGCGCGATCGGCCACGCCTGCGATCGCGGCTGCGGGCGGTGCGGAGCGAGTCGCAGAAAAAAACGTTCGATGCCGCCCGCCTGATCGCGACGGTGCAGTCGATCGGGGAGAGGATCGAAGACTCGTCCGCGGAAGTCCTCGCCCGGCGGGCCAATCTCCCGAAACCGACTTTTCCCGAAGAACTGCCGGTCGTGCAACGCCGGGAGGACATCAAAAAGGCGATCGCCGAGAACCAGGTGGTCGTTCTTTGCGGCGAGACGGGCAGCGGCAAGACCACCCAGTTGCCCAAAATTCTGCTCGAACTGGGTCGCGGCGTTACCGGCATGATCGGCCACACCCAGCCACGGCGGATCGCCGCCCGTTCGGTGGCGATGCGGATCGCGAGCGAACTCAAATCGCAGCTCGGGCACGCCGTCGGCTACAAGGTGCGGTTCAACGACCAGACCCGGCGGGAAACCTACGTCAAGTTGATGACCGATGGCATCCTGCTGGCCGAAGCGCAGGCCGATCGGTTCCTGAACGCCTACGACACGATCATCATTGACGAGGCCCACGAGCGAAGCCTGAACATCGACTTCCTGCTCGGCCTGCTCAAAACGCTGCTGCCGCGCCGGCCGGAACTGAAGCTGATCATCACCAGTGCCACGATCGACCCACAGCGGTTCGCGACGCACTTCGGCGAGCAGGGCAAGCCGGCGCCGATCCTGGAGATCTCCGGCCGCACCTATCCAGTTGAGGTGCGCTACCGCGCGCTGGACGACGACACCGATCCCGATTCCGAAGACCTGGCCATCGAAGATGCCATCGTGCAGGCGGCGGGGGAGCTTGCCGCCGAGGGGCCCGGCGACATGCTGGTCTTCCTCGCCGGCGAACGGGAGATCCGCGAAACCGCCGAGGCGCTGCGCAAACACCACCCGGCGGAAACAGAAATCCTGCCGCTGTTCAGCCGGCTCAACGCCGACGAGCAGATGAAGGTCTTCCAGCCGCACCAGCGACGGCGGATCGTGCTGGCGACAAACGTCGCCGAGACGTCGCTCACCGTGCCGGGCATCCGCTACGTCATCGACCCCGGCTTGGCCCGCATGAGCCGGTACAACGCGCGCACCAAGGTTCAGCGACTGCCGATCGAGCGCATCAGCCAGGCGTCGGCCGACCAGCGCAAGGGGCGGTGCGGCCGCGTCGGGCCGGGTGTCTGCGTACGGCTTTACAGCGAGGAAGACTTCGCCAGCCGGCCGGTCTACACCGATCCGGAAATCCTGCGGACGAACCTGTCGGCGGTCATCCTTCAGATGAAGGCGTTCGGCCTCGGCAACGTGCAGGACTTCCCGTTCATCGAACCGCCGGACTACCGCGCCGTCCGCGATGGCTACGCGACATTGCACGAACTGGGCGCGATCGACGACCGGAACGAGCTCACGCAACTCGGCCATCAACTGGCGAGGCTGCCGGTCGACCCGCGCCTCGGCCGCATGGTGCTGGCGGCGATCCACGAGGACTGCCTGGAGGAAGTGCTGGTCATCGCATCGGCACTCGCGATCCAGGACCCGCGCGAACGCCCCATGGAAAAAGCCGCCGAGGCCGACACGGCTCACGCGCCGTTCCGTGACCCGCAGTCAGATTTTCTGGGCTTCCTGCGGCTTTGGGATGCGTTCCACGACCGGCAGAAGCACCTGTCCGGCAGCAAACTTCGCAAGTGGTGCCAGGCGTC